The DNA sequence aAAGGATGTTTTCTTTTGATATTGTTAGTATTTACATATCCTTCCATGCTTACATTTTCGTCATTTTTGAGTAAACTATCTTTTGctgttgtaatattttcacaacTTTTagattcgttatttattgcACGTGATAATCTATTCccataaatttcatatttattgttttgtggtgtactttgaaatacatttttcacttgagaaaatgtaaataacgaAGGGGGTGCTCTCCAGGGGCTATTTAGATCGAAATTTTCGGATGATTTTATAATCGGCGATAAAGATTTATCGAATAgcgaattatttaacatatttttatgttgTACCAggaatttattgttaaaaatatttgttggtcTAAATGGCTTAAACTCATCTGACTTTGATATTTGTGAATTATCCATTAACGTAATATTTCTATTAGGCAAACATTCTATTGATTTAATTGTTGGCCTCATAATTTCATTACTTGTAGTTTTTTCTGCATTGGTATTTGTTAGTTCTTTATTCAAtgctacattattttttacacatttatCAGAATCATCTTTGACTGGATTTTTAATCAAAGGTTTTACacaaatttgttcttttaaagGTTCATCTTTCTCGTGAATTACTTCGGATTCcacatttgttaatttttctttaacttcaCCTTTTTGTGTATTGCGTGTttcaggaatatttttctttttacgcgTAACCGTTTTCTTAGCAACAGTAcgctttttcttccttttctttggTAACCTTTCTTTAGAATCATTACtatcaaatttgaattcataaatttcactTGCATTTTTGACAGAAGTTTCAGGTGagacatatttataaattggcattgtttttaattccttTAGTAACACAATACTAGAGCGTTTTTTGGGCGACAGATGTTTGTTTACTAATGAATCATCATCCTGgtaattcttaatatttcgACGAGGACGTaaccgttttatttttgactGATTTAAAAACGATTCTTTCAACGATACTTGCCGCAAAatagaatcatttttatttacctttttGCTAATCTTTTTCGTAatactttttgtttgattCTTACGTGTATTCGAAACATTACGTGgtgcaacattttttatttttgcaggTACTTCCTGGCCAGTACCTTTTCTTAAGTTTTTACGTTTTACAATAGTTTGATCTTCTTTTTTAGTAACAGGTTTTACTGCTTCCGTTGAAATACCAACCTCCTTCTCAGCCATTGTATTTCTTGACAAAATTGCTGATCGGGTATTTCGTACTTTAGAAGAGGCATTTTCCTTTGAATCTTTGTTGGTAACAGATTTTGTATCTCTTAAATGTGATGCACTACTCCTTGATTGTGACTGTTGTGAATTTGCAACTGATGAggtttgttttcttcttaaaCAAGGAGGCATATCTCCATGAGGTGTATTTAAAtctgaaacaaatatttatgtgaaTGAATAacaagtaatatttataactgaTTATGAATATGTTAAAAGTACTGAAAACGGTTAGAAAATGCAACgtgatatgaaaatttaatatgtcaTTACCATGTTTAATAAACACAAccatgtttaataaatatatttgatagtattcgaaaaaaaaaataatttatatctattatacCAATGACTCTGGTGAGATATTTCTGTCagttttcataaataattgaaaactcgCGATTCTGGAACTTTCTTTCGTAAATAATTGCAACAATCTGTTACACTTGCGTCTACATTCCGAGAATAGTAAGCAACAAAGTGCCagcaaaatgaattcttcGATCAAAATGTTGCAACAATTTTACAGTAAAGAGTATCTTTAAACATATGAAATTACTTACTTCGACGAAAGCATCAAAATAGTGGCACAGTATTGTTAGTTAAACGATTCATCTACGATTTAATGTGAATCACGTATTctactttctcttttcttgTATGAATCAATTACAATTCAACAATAAAGATGCGAAAATACAGCGTGTATTGTAATTGTATACGTTTGACAAACAGAATACAAACAATGACAAACAACGTAGAAAATCGCACGTAATCGGCGtagaaattatgtaaaaatatatactagATTGGAACAGCATGTAAAAAATCAAACAGCGTTTCTATGTGAACAGCCCATAGCTGTTTCGAGTTCTGATTGGCTAGATCGCCATTGAATAAGCAAAACTTGTAGAAGTACTTATTCTACACACCACCAGAGGGCCATTTCTTGATTTTCTTcttgcaattatttcatttgttatggacattataaaaaataaattgttgcaaAGAGTTTTGTCCTTTATGGATTATTCGCATGAACTTTGTAAAAACTGTTGAAGATGTCGCTTCTCCTAATCTCATTGTCTATGTTGAAACATTCGAGAGAAAATCTTCCGTTTCCCGCCAAATTTATAGCGGCCTATACTACTGTTTactttatgtattatatattattttaaacaaattataaacaatggAAGGGTTCGACGACCCAGGAATATTCTTTTCCGATAATTTTTCAGTAGGCGATACTCATGAATCTCAGACTAATctccaatttttcaaaaagaaatttatggaGTTTATTAGGCAATTTCACGAAGGAAATTTTAACTATAAATACAGGTACTTAAAATTTTGCTATTCTAAcgtagattttttttaagataactatggtatttattttttagagatACTTTGAAACGCAATTACAATCTTGGTCAGTATTGGGTGGAAGTTAATTTGGAAGATTTAGCAGCTTTCGACGAGTCTCTTGCAGAGAAAGTTTATAAACAACCAACAGAATATTTACCAATATTGGAAGAAGCTGCAAGAGACTTGGCTGATGAACTTACTGCTCCAAGACCCGAAGGGGAGGAGAAAGTTGAAGACATACAAGTATTATTGTCTTCGGACGCTCATCCAAGTTCTTTGAGAGgcatgaaagtaaaattcattctttagatctttttataataataagaaatatatataaaatttctcatATTAAAATGCATTGATCCTATTTAGCCTGATGCAGTTTCTAAGCTTATCAAAATACCTGGCATTGTTATTTCTGCATCTGGAATTAGATCAAAAGCAACAAAGATTTCTATACAATGTCGCTCTTGCAGAAACATGCAAACTAATATTTCTATCAAGCCTGGTTTAGAAGGATATGTTTTGCCTAGAAAATGTTCAACGTAAGTTTGCTTTaattagtaatatattttgtaaatgacGTCAATAACATTACAcataacaaattaaacatatttaaagatatcattcaatatatttgcaattgtttttaaacagaGAACAAGCAGGTCGACCAAAATGTCCATTGGATCCATTTTTCATAATGCCAGACAAATGTCATTGTATTGATTTTCAAGTTCTTAAATTACAAGAATTACCAGATCAAATACCGCAAGGTGAAATGCCACGCCATTTGCAATTGTATTGCGATCGTTATTTATGTGACAGAATTGTACCAGGCAATAGAGTTCTCATTTTgggaatatattctattaaaaaggTTACTAAAGCTGCTACTAGAAATGCAGCAAAAGATAAAACATTAGTCGGCGTTCGAGCTCCATATATAAGAGTTATTGGTATTTCTGTGGATGGAGAAGATACAGGCAGTGGTACTCATCCAACTGTTacaaacgaagaagaagacttATTTAGACGTTTAGCTGCAgatcaaaatttatatgaaagaaTTGCAAAAAGTATAGCACCGAGTATCTTTGGTGTATTGGATATTAAGAAAGCTATAGCATGCCTACTGTTTGGTGGATCTAGGAAAAGAATGCCTGATGGTCTTTGTAGAagaggagatattaatattttaatgttggGTGATCCTGGTACAGCTAAGTCTcaattactaaaatttgtGGAAAGAGTCGC is a window from the Hylaeus volcanicus isolate JK05 chromosome 7, UHH_iyHylVolc1.0_haploid, whole genome shotgun sequence genome containing:
- the LOC128880380 gene encoding uncharacterized protein LOC128880380, whose amino-acid sequence is MPPCLRRKQTSSVANSQQSQSRSSASHLRDTKSVTNKDSKENASSKVRNTRSAILSRNTMAEKEVGISTEAVKPVTKKEDQTIVKRKNLRKGTGQEVPAKIKNVAPRNVSNTRKNQTKSITKKISKKVNKNDSILRQVSLKESFLNQSKIKRLRPRRNIKNYQDDDSLVNKHLSPKKRSSIVLLKELKTMPIYKYVSPETSVKNASEIYEFKFDSNDSKERLPKKRKKKRTVAKKTVTRKKKNIPETRNTQKGEVKEKLTNVESEVIHEKDEPLKEQICVKPLIKNPVKDDSDKCVKNNVALNKELTNTNAEKTTSNEIMRPTIKSIECLPNRNITLMDNSQISKSDEFKPFRPTNIFNNKFLVQHKNMLNNSLFDKSLSPIIKSSENFDLNSPWRAPPSLFTFSQVKNVFQSTPQNNKYEIYGNRLSRAINNESKSCENITTAKDSLLKNDENVSMEGYVNTNNIKRKHPLISRKFGTEITNVDHSVQSPLGDEINERVISDVENIQPSVPSINVINTSNTFKSNDTEDKENSVLNYQSPKKVLKKTRKKKTISPQKIRSAENYEQKENLDPQPGPSGLQKNVPFSEQRILKQSNLNNFLNVMEKPQQIAIETPHGIFNDAPSTPISRKSIRKHNKLNMDLKNAFGFNDDNFNQDISFTEHDNENAKDIEKRDVKPFQKKTIKDIQNHFLPKQSRKIVRNKENVENKETELRKSPAKVKQNHIPIDTTNFSDTFDVLSELDETSTQNKSDVPLFMDLEPSHFTQPPKHSYKRKRNVKFSFSDESDEGEDENLEKHEVKRKRANNMKEKDNKNVIKWIEDINRTFAEVDEHELVVE
- the LOC128879476 gene encoding DNA replication licensing factor Mcm5-like produces the protein MEGFDDPGIFFSDNFSVGDTHESQTNLQFFKKKFMEFIRQFHEGNFNYKYRDTLKRNYNLGQYWVEVNLEDLAAFDESLAEKVYKQPTEYLPILEEAARDLADELTAPRPEGEEKVEDIQVLLSSDAHPSSLRGMKPDAVSKLIKIPGIVISASGIRSKATKISIQCRSCRNMQTNISIKPGLEGYVLPRKCSTEQAGRPKCPLDPFFIMPDKCHCIDFQVLKLQELPDQIPQGEMPRHLQLYCDRYLCDRIVPGNRVLILGIYSIKKVTKAATRNAAKDKTLVGVRAPYIRVIGISVDGEDTGSGTHPTVTNEEEDLFRRLAADQNLYERIAKSIAPSIFGVLDIKKAIACLLFGGSRKRMPDGLCRRGDINILMLGDPGTAKSQLLKFVERVAPVAVYTSGKGSSAAGLTASVLRDPVTRNFIMEGGAMVLADGGVVCIDEFDKMKEDDRVAIHEAMEQQTISIAKAGITTTLNTRCSVLAAANSIFGRWDDIKGEENIDFMPTILSRFDMIFIVKDEHEQNKDITLAKHVMNIHTNAGQITEVSAEGELPLHILKKYIHYCRTRCGPRLSKEAGEKLKNRYVVMRASTKEHEKDTEKRLSIPITVRQLEAVIRISESLAKMHLQPFATELHVNEALRLFQVSTLDAAMSGSLAGAEGFTSDEDHEMLSRIEKQLKRRFPIGNQVSEQNIVKDFVKQAYPERAIYKVIHTMIRRGELQHRMQRKMLFRLQ